One part of the Vicia villosa cultivar HV-30 ecotype Madison, WI linkage group LG6, Vvil1.0, whole genome shotgun sequence genome encodes these proteins:
- the LOC131614624 gene encoding secreted RxLR effector protein 161-like, producing the protein MGELKYFLGLQIKQFKKETFVCQTKYCQELLKRFRMVDAKSIDIIMPTDGNLDKDGNGKDVDIKRYRGMIGPLLYLTASRADILFSVCMCARYQSPPKESHLKVVKRVFRYLHGTSKYGLCYPKGCDFNLVAYSDSDFVGCKSNRKSTSGTCHLFSNSLVSWHSKKQVFVAFSAGEAEFVAADSCCAQIIWLKQ; encoded by the coding sequence ATGGGGGAGTTAAAATACTTTCTCGGACTTCAAATTAAACAATTCAAAAAAGAGACATTTGTGTGTCAAACAAAGTATTGTCAAGAGTTGCTTAAACGCTTTAGAATGGTAGATGCAAAGTCAATTGACATTATAATGCCCACAGATGGAAACTTAGACAAAGATGGAAATGGTAAGGATGTTGACAtcaaaaggtatagaggtatgattggaccTCTCTTATATCTTACTGCATCTAGGGCTGACATTTTGTTTAGTGTGTGCATGTGCGCTAGATATCAATCCCCTCCTAAGGAATCTCATTTAAAAGTCGTAAAGCGCGTCTTTAGATATCTTCATGGTACTTCTAAGTATGGGCTTTGTTATCCCAAAGGATGCGATTTCAATTTAGTTGCTTACTCTGATTCCGACTTTGTCGGTTGCAAATCGAATAGGAAGAGCACCAGTGGAACTTGCCACTTattttcaaattctttagttagttggcatagcaagaagcAAGTCTTCGTTGCCTTCTCAGCTGGTGAGGCGGAATTCGTCGCAGCGGATAGTTGTTGTGCTCAAATTATATGGCTCAAACAATAA